From one Colletotrichum destructivum chromosome 3, complete sequence genomic stretch:
- a CDS encoding Putative DEUBAD domain-containing protein gives MRRSARNSNKPRPVVVTSPSRPAKRKITTRVVKKEPKWTAAKLLTDPKSPLASADLRTILCQPAAWDILSKEERAEIIALLPAGTRILDPGTDDARPDLDALRNDNNFRHDCATYTNNIAQGKHDPEWLEQAWAARERRRAGDFDGYLKQKFEDEWSCELPEEFRPKRDGNKPAKGVVVAEEEGKAEVEGDVKDTTAAEEANNTEAYLKNAHGAEEAQTPPEAPKMDAKVAHGGEPEEDHNIKLGSPVHEEVRVELGSPIAESPGEDKVQEGGGKPVLEEQRGVSAVQEDEKKLGTD, from the exons ATGCGGCGGTCAGCACGCAACTCGAATAAACCCAGGCCCGTTGTAGTGACATCCCCCTCAAGACCCGCCAAGCGGAAGATTACCACACGTGTGGTCAAGAAAGAGCCTAagtggacggcggcgaagctctTGACAGACCCCAAGTCGCCGCTCGCCAGCGCCGATTTAAGA ACCATCCTCTGCCAGCCAGCGGCGTGGGACATACTCTCCAAAGAAGAGCGCGCCGAGATCATTGCCCTCTTGCCTGCCGGCACGCGCATCCTCGACCCGGGaaccgacgacgcccgcccGGACCTCGACGCTCTCCGTAACGACAACAATTTTCGCCACGACTGCGCCACGTACACTAACAACATCGCCCAAGGCAAGCACGACCCGGAATGGCTCGAGCAAGCGTGGGCGGCGCGCGAGAGGCGGCGCGCCGGGGACTTTGACGGGTACCTGAAGCAGAAGTTTGAGGACGAGTGGTCCTGCGAGTTGCCTGAGGAATTCAGGCCAAAGAGGGACGGGAACAAGCCGGCCAAGGGGGTCGTGgttgccgaagaggaggggaaagcggaggtggagggggatGTGAAGGACACCACTGCAGCTGAAGAGGCTAACAATACCGAGGCGTATTTGAAGAATGCCCATGGGGCCGAAGAGGCTCAAACCCCCCCCGAGGCGCCGAAGATGGATGCTAAGGTGGCACATGGTGGCGAGCCTGAGGAGGACCACAACATCAAGCTTGGATCTCCCGTTCATGAGGAGGTGCGCGTGGAGCTTGGGTCTCCCATCGCCGAATCGCCGGGAGAGGACAAGGTACAAGAGGGTGGGGGGAAGCCTGTATTGGAGGAGCAGCGCGGTGTGTCTGCTGTCCaagaggacgagaagaaatTGGGGACGGATTGA
- a CDS encoding Putative elongator complex protein, giving the protein MASLQPFTPRYHSLSQRTCRDHRSKPLLYAHNFSSGKKAHCRSRTSGTSPISGDLVPPEARVAAPSLAAMAPSAENHSRSHSLLLFQKLLNLRDSASPLTLVLDSLEQSAAPVLREFVSRAKICKAKVILLSFATLRRPQDVDVVVRARGKNLKALRAEILSHYPKLDPAAAKTGSSQKTVVLLDSLNELATTAPQIVANFLSSIVMPAVSLVAVYHTDVPVVLPRTVSEYEPHPLTVLSHLATSILRLSSLRQEIERQRARNRSLQEPEWGLGEGREGVLIGLKGDTKSEDYHGVVVEMEIRRRSGRAMAENFVVLPQIGQAAATASAKGSKIFLLSEHPVFAAPEGSGPSNAGDGEEEEPESTFNLGLTEKQRRDREGIVLPYFDAQTDIGAGEGGRILYEMGREDDFDDEEDEI; this is encoded by the exons ATGGCATCCCTGCAACCTTTCACTCCTCGGTACCACAGTCTTTCTCAACGAACTTGCCGTGACCACAGATCGAAGCCTCTGCTATACGCGCATAATTTCTCCAGCGGAAAGAAGGCTCACTGTCGGTCCAGGACCTCTGGAACAAGCCCTATTAGCGGCGACCTCGTTCCCCCGGAAGCCCGCGTCGCAGCACCGTCACTGGCCGCTatggcgccctcggccgagaACCATAGCCGCTCGCACAGCCTTTTGCTCTTCCAGAAGCTCTTAAACCTGAGAGACTCCGCGAGCCCTTTGACTCTTGTGCTGGATAGCCTTGAGCAGAGTGCCGCGCCTGTCCTGCGAGAATTCGTCTCTAGGGCCAAG ATTtgcaaggccaaggtcatTCTGCTCTCGTTTGCGACCCTTAGGCGGCCACAAgatgtcgatgtcgttgTGAGAGCCCGAGGCAAGAATCTCAAGGCTCTCAGGGCAGAGATCCTATCGCACTACCCTAAGCTAGACCCCGCAGCTGCCAAGACTGGTTCTTCTCAAA AGACAGTCGTTCTGCTCGACTCCCTCAACGAGCTCGCCACAACGGCGCCTCAAATCGTGGCAAACTTCCTGTCCAGCATCGTCATGCCGGCAGTATCCCTGGTCGCGGTGTACCACACCGATGTGCCCGTTGTCCTCCCACGGACGGTGAGCGAGTACGAGCCTCACCCCCTGACTGTTCTCTCTCACTTGGCCACCTCCATCCTCCGGCTGTCTAGTCTCCGCCAAGAGATCGAGCGTCAGAGGGCGAGGAACAGGAGTCTTCAGGAGCCCGAGTGGGGACTGGGCGAGGGTCGCGAAGGCGTCCTCATCGGTCTCAAGGGCGACACCAAGTCCGAGGATTACCACGGTGTGGTTGTCGAGATGGAGATCAGGAGGCGGAGTGGGCGAGCTATGGCGGAAAATTTTGTTGTGTTGCCACAAATAGGCCAGGCTGCCGCTACCGCCTCCGCGAAGGGTTCCAAGATCTTCCTCCTGTCAGAGCATCCCGTTTTTGCCGCCCCTGAGGGCTCCGGTCCGTCGAACGCTGGAgacggggaagaagaggagccGGAGAGTACCTTTAATCTGGGTCTCACAGAGAAGCAACGGCGGGACAGGGAAGGAATAGTGCTGCCCTACTTTGATGCGCAGACGGACATAGGGGCAGGAGAAGGTGGTAGAATCCTGTATGAGATGGGCAGAGAGGATGACtttgatgacgaggaggatgaaaTCTAG
- a CDS encoding Putative U4/U6.U5 small nuclear ribonucleoprotein 27kDa protein, with protein MGRERDSRQAWDAPDRRSHRGGGGGPRDRDRDSFRDRDRDGRRDDRDKRYRSRSRDRRDTRDPRARSRDRERDRPRDDRDGGRPPRRERGGWQGRDDRRRRDDDVPDERPPRRNDDDEGRNTPRDKTRRRSASPRRSGSPPAARRDLAGNTETLPTRTAPRGKKEQHTMSFKVGRHESPQVDSGRNSERGDTPMTNGGRDERRSNGNDDGDDVDDDEPEPEVEDDDMAAMQAMLGFGGFGTTKNQKIAGNNVGGVRKEKKTEYRQYMNRQGGFNRPLSPSR; from the exons ATGGGTCGCGAGCGCGATAGCCGACAGGCGTGGGACGCGCCCGACCGACGGAGTCaccgtggcggcggtggcggcccCCGAGACCGAGATCGCGACAGCTTCAGGGATCGAGACCGCGACGGCAGAAGGGACGACCGCGACAAGAGATACAGATCCAGGTCCCGCGACCGGCGAGACACCAGAGATCCCCGTGCCAGGTCCAGAGACCGCGAAAGGGATCGTCCGCGCGACGACCGCGACGGAGGAAGGCCGCCTCGCAGAGAGCGTGGCGGGTGGCAGGGCAGAGACGACAGACGTCGCAGAGATGACGATGTGCCCGACGAGAGGCCGCCTAGGCGgaacgatgatgacgaaggTCGCA ACACGCCGCGCGACAAAACCCGCAGAAGGTCTGCCTCCCCCCGTCGAAGCGGcagcccgcccgccgcccgccgcgaccTGGCCGGCAACACCGAGACCCTGCCCACACGCACTGCGCCcagagggaagaaggagcAACACACCATGTCCTTCAAGGTCGGACGCCACGAGTCGCCGCAGGTCGACAGCGGACGCAACAGCGAGCGTGGCGACACGCCGATGACGAACGGAGGACGGGATGAGCGCCGCAGCAATGGAaatgacgacggcgacgacgtcgacgatgacgagcctgagcccgaggtcgaggacgacgacatggcgGCCATGCAGGCGATGTTGggcttcggcggcttcggcacgACCAAGAATCAGAAGATTGCGGGGAacaacgtcggcggcgtgaggaaggaaaagaagacgGAGTATCGCCAGTACATGAACCGGCAAGGCGGATTCAACCGGCCGCTGAGTCCGTCTAGGTGA
- a CDS encoding Putative gamma-glutamyl cyclotransferase, protein AIG2, with protein MEPKVFFTVVQGNGNPPQVIKDLYTFTPAVLTGYTRHRVQYADYPGMIPEDDGSVIGIYATGLTDANVSKLDFFEGSEYEKKIVKVKLRSGEDGGEEEEREATAYIYKHPKNLERREWSFDEFRRDKMHVWTRESYVFEGCDDFAEFEKTEYEDKDGSAEQVKQVGA; from the exons ATGGAGCCCAAGGTCTTCTTCACTGTAGTCCAAGGCAACGGCAACCCGCCCCAGGTCATTAAGGATCTCTATACCTTCACGCCCGCCGTCCTGACGGGCTACACACGCCACCGCGTCCAGTATGCTGACTACCCCGGCATGATccccgaggacgatggcTCGGTGATCGGCATCTACGCGACGGGCCTCACGGATGCCAACGTCTCCAagctcgacttcttcgaaGGTTCTGAgtacgagaagaagatcgtcaaggtcaagcttcggagcggcgaggacggtggcgaggaggaggagagggaggccaCGGCGTACATCTACAAACACCCGAAGAATCTGGAGCGCCGGGAGTGGTCGTTTGACGAGTTCCGCAGGGACAAGATGCACGTCTGGACGCGTGAGAGCTACGTCTTCGAGG GCTGCGATGATTTTGCAGAGTTCGAGAAGACCGAAtacgaggacaaggacggctCTGCTGAACAAGTCAAACAAGTCGGCGCATAA
- a CDS encoding Putative short-chain dehydrogenase/reductase SDR, NAD(P)-binding domain superfamily codes for MADRKGGSEAAPAPAKHSIPAPSFPTHNSPRTWFLTTALSPLIIRLIRLLLAHGDYVVACLPPSEIEDEGRSAEFRELVNECKSTRRDREGWKDRIRGIRCDGRVMGQCGAAVAEAVQVFGRIDILLCCRSEAVVGSVEELSTSPLAQNLVRDQFETIFFSQVNFIKAALPLLRSQHTGHIMILSSTGGHIGTPGMPIYTSAIWALEGFCDSLAYEIAPFNIKVTIVQPNKEIQSLTNKIIFAPQLPWYDSDVNPAPSIRDMLGNVLNMNPDTAVPDPNETDEVQVRYPKLSPAATDRLVLETVHALTAIGGHENPPARHIVGFEGAIAVKEKLKTVTEELEDFVDASLAVDIFDSELKAEAKEGKTRESTPPAPPSIASG; via the exons ATGGCGGATCGGAAGGGGGGatcggaggcggcgccggcgccggcgaagcACTCCATCCCCGCGCCGTCTTTCC CGACGCACAActcgccgaggacgtggtTCCTGACCACCGCGCTCTCACCGCTCATCATCCGGCTCATcaggctgctgctcgccCACGGCGACTACGTCGTCGCCTGCCTGCCGCCGAGCGagatcgaggacgagggccgcAGCGCCGAGTTCCGCGAGCTCGTCAACGAGTGCAAGAGCACCCGCAGGGACCGCGAGGGCTGGAAGGACAGGATACGTGGCATCCGCTGCGACGGGCGCGTCATGGGCCAgtgcggcgccgccgtcgccgaggccgtccagGTATTCGGCCGGATCGACATTCTGCTGTGTTGTAGATCTGAAG CCGTCGTGGGAAGCGTCGAGGAGCTCTCCACGAGCCCCCTGGCCCAGAACCTCGTCCGCGACCAGTTCGAgaccatcttcttctcccaggTCAACTtcatcaaggccgcccttcccctcctccgatCCCAGCACACGGGGCATATCATGATCCTCTCCAGCACGGGTGGTCACATCGGCACCCCCGGCATGCCTATCTACACCTCGGCCATCTGGGCGCTCGAGGGCTTCTGCGACTCGCTCGCCTACGAGATCGCCCCCTTCAACATCAAGGTCACCATCGTCCAGCCCAACAAGGAGATCCAATCCCTCACCAACAAGATCATCTTCGCGCCCCAGCTGCCCTGGTACGACTCCGACGTCAACCCAGCCCCGAGCATCCGCGACATGCTCGGCAACGTCCTCAACATGAACCCCGACACCGCCGTGCCGGACCCCaacgagacggacgaggtccaggtccGTTACCCGAAGCtgtcgcccgccgccacggaccgcctcgtcctcgagacCGTGCACGCCCTGACCGCCATCGGCGGCCACGAGAACCCGCCCGCGAGGCACATCGTCGGCTTCGagggcgccatcgccgtcaaggagaagctcaagaccgtcaccgaggagctcgaggacttTGTCGACGCGAGCCTAGCTGTCGACATCTTTGACAGcgagctcaaggccgaggccaaggagggcaagacgAGGGAATCCAccccgcccgcgccgccgtccatTGCCTCGGGCTGA
- a CDS encoding Putative ribonuclease H domain-containing protein → MSSTHHNAKIHGLPWQEERKFDPAMNFRPQGTDLRSIELHHHGPWVFLSCGLGDPSRLRPGNGTANAIAAVGVYVGEDSLYNMSLVLDESSPTNQIAELRAGYYGLINALDIQEARVQGTKLTQVVINDDSEYLVKGMTEWVFRWEKNGYRAAKGTTVVNANLFRLLLRWVSRLNDRGVEVLFCHVKRRDNTEAGDCANIALDRIKQGHLS, encoded by the exons ATGTCATCCACCCACCACAACGCGAAGATCCACGGCCTCCCATGGCAAGAGGAACGCAAATTCGACCCGGCAATGAACTTCCGCCCGCAAGGCACTGATCTCCGTTCCATCGAGctccaccaccacggccCCTGggtctttctttcttgcgGTCTGGGGGACCCGTCCCGCCTGCGGCCG GGCAACGGCACGGCAAACGCCATAGCCGCCGTCGGGGTCTATGTTGGGGAAGATTCACTGTACAACATGAGCCTCGTCTTGGATGAATCGAGCCCGACCAACCAGATTGCCGAGTTGCGAGCGGGCTACTATGGCCTGATAAATGCCCTCGACATACAGGAAGCCAGAGTACAGGGCACAAAGCTTACACAGGTCGTCATCAACGACGACTCGGAATATCTGGTCAAGGGCATGACCGAGTGGGTCTTCCGGTGGGAGAAGAACGGGTATCGAGCGGCAAAGGGCACTACGGTGGTGAACGCCAACCTTTTCCGCCTTCTGCTACGCTGGGTTTCTCGATTGAACGACCgaggcgtcgaggtcctctTCTGCCACGTGAAGAGGAGGGACAACACTGAAGCGGGTGATTGTGCGAACATAGCACTGGACAGGATCAAGCAAGGCCACCTTTCTTAG